GCCCAGGTCGGTGCCTACCACGCCCGGCATACTTTCGCCACGAATCGGATGGCATTGAATACAACCGGTCTCCAGCATCACGCGACCGGCAGACGCCAGCTTGCCATGATCGGGAAAGACTTGCTTTTCCTGCTGAAGCTTCTGGCTGTTGTCGGCTGTTTCAAACTCGGACGGGAGTGAGCCGACGACGGATTTGGGAAAGACGGGCATGCGGGCGTGCATATGAAACCGCAGATCCCCTTTGCCGTTCAGTACTTTCGCCAGCCATTTTTTTTGCAGCTTAAAACCAATGCCCGTCAACGTGGGAGGGATACGACCTTCATCCCCCAGGTCCACATGGTTGACGGTTTCGAAATAGGGCTTGCGATTAAAACCAACGCCCCCCTGTTTGTCCCGTTCGTGACAGGCATAACAGTTCAGTTGCAGTAGTTGAAAGGCCAGACGTTGTTTGGGTTCTGGTTTCTGTTTCTGGGGCAGGGATGCCAGTGCCTGCTGAATAGACGCCTGCTGTTGTTGATCCAGCGGGTAAGCGGGCATGCCGGGTTGTGACGGACCAATACAGCTTGATGCTGCTTTGCCGTTCAACTGGGTCAGCGGTTTGGCGAATTGCTTCGGTTTCAGATTTTGTACTGTGTGACAATTCACGCACTGCAATTGAACAAACCGTTTCTGTCCTTCTGCGATGAGTGCAGAGGCGCTGTTCGTAGTGTTCTCTGCCGGTTCTGTTTTTTGATTGCGGAGCAGATATGCGGCGATGTCGGCGGCTTCGACCGCCTTCAATTTCATTTGCGGCATGCGGCCCGCGGGGCGGGTCTGTTCCGGATTCAGTAGAAAAAACGTCAATGCTTTTCGCATGAACTTGGCAGACAGATCGCCGTGGGGCACCGATTTGACGGGACGCATTTTCGCAGCCAGTCCCATTTCGATGATGTCTTCCGGATCGAGTTGTGCCAGCATTTGATCGGTGGGCGAAATTTTGGTTTCACCCGGCTCATATGTTTCATCGGGTGCATGGCAGGCGACGCAGCCTATTTTGTGATATAGTTCCTGACCCCGTTCGACGTTGCCTTTCTTCCAGAATTCGTAAGGCACCGGATTGGCGCCGGTCGCTTTGATCGTGGGGAACTCTGTTTGTTTTGACATCAGAAATGCCGATAGTGCTTTAATCGTCTGATGTTTTTCTTCCGCGGGTAAATGCTGCAGCATGTCGGGCATGGTGGAACCCGGTTTGACCGAATGGGGTGCTGCCAGATAATCTTCGAGCCATTTCTGTTGCAGTCGATTGCCCGCGCCCGTCAATCGCGGCCCCCCTTTGGGCGTTAGGTCTGATTGGTCTGTCTGATGGCAGGCGGTACAGCTGAGGTCACTTAGCAACAGTTTGCCGCCAACCTGAGGTTCAATTTCTGCATGACGGGCAAACCGATCGAAGCCAGCGACAAACGGAGCCGCTCCTGGTTCCGAAAATACGGGCGTTCCGGCGATCAGGAGCACGAGTCCTGTCAGAAAAGGGATCAGTGGCCGACTCATGATCGAGTTCTTTCTTCGCGAGCAGCTTAACAGCGCGGGTTTTTCTTCAATGCAATCAAACAACAGGGAATAACCCGATCATAAAGCAGCAGCGGACCTGAATCAATTCGCTTGTGTCTTAACTTGGCAGAATCAGATCCAGACATCTGGGATGTGAAAAGAAAAAGCAGGTTATGCCGTAAAATGCATAACCTGCTTTTATTGTTTCTTGTTTGAACCAGCGCACTTTCAGTCGCGTTTTGCCGACTTATTTTGCTTTGGAGTTCAGATCAAAGTTAATTTCGTTCTCGCCCTCTTTCACTTCGGCAGTTTCTTTGGAGTTCGTGTTGTACTTGGCGGGAACTTGATCCATCGTATCATTTGGAGATCCTGGCTCACCAAATTTACTGATCCGTACTGTATGTTGCCCCAGCACAGCTCCTTTGGAATTCTGGTTATATGCTAACTGATACTTTCCCGCATCATCAGTTCTGCCCACAGAGGGAGAACCAGATTTTGGTTCGAAGGTCAGTTCCGCATCAGCGAGAGGTGCTCCATCCATCGTGACTATTCCAGAAACTTGACCCAATTGGGGAAGATCTTTTGCAGTTCCTCCACAACCGACGATTGCGCACAGCAAGATCATCTGTAATCCGTATGCTGTCACGATGTTTAATCGATGGAAAAAATTTACCGCCATTAGAATTCACCTATCACTTCGCTGCCATTGATTGTTTGTATTCCTCTGAGAAGATTGATATCTATGTTCTCACTAATGAAACGAACAGCGCCGTCTCCCAGCAGTGCATGGCAACCACCTACGTGTTCACTTCCCGGAGATCCCCAGTATGCGATGGGGTTTGTAGCACTGGTTGGGTGATTGATTTTGCGATAAGGGGCAGCAATGACAGCACCTGTGGCAACGTAAGTAGCCCAGAAGGGGCCTCGAATAGGCGAGTCTTTTTCCATCGGGGTTTCCATCATCAACATCGAATTACTCGTACCATCTCTGACGTCTCGCATCCGAGCTGCGCCATTGCGACCGAAGGCTGTTTTTGTTCCTGTCGAGGCGCCGTAGGAAACGTTCGCTCCGTATGTGATGTAGATGACGCTATAACTCGTACGATAGTCATTTACTGTTGTGTAAGCGGTGTTTGAGTTGTAGGAGTAAGGACCGTGTGAGTACGAATCGCTCGGACATTCGAAGACGCTAATTGGTTTGGAGGTAACCGAAGTTTGAATTCCCGTCGTCGGACCAGTGCAGGCACCATTCCCGTCGCTTGATCCGGTTGCTTTTGAAAAATCAATTTGGTTATAGAGTACTGACTGTTCAATGAAGGGAAGTATGAATAGATATGCGGTATGGTTGCGGGTCTCTTGCGTTCCCAACCAGGCGCATTCGTATCCGCCGGCATTTATATCACCAGGAGGAAAAATGCGGTGAGTGTCGTGATAGTTATGCAAAGCCAGACCGATCTGCTTCATGTTGTTCTTGCAGGTAGATCGCCGGGCAGCTTCTCTTGCCTGCTGAACTGCCGGCAGGAGCAACGCGATCAAGATGGCAATAATGGCGATGACAACCAAAAGCTCGATCAGGGTGAATCCGCGGGATGTTTTGGGCTTGGAGCCGCCACGCATAAGTCTTCTCCTGTTTAAATATTAAGAAGTTTTATTAATATAAGGTGAAAGACTCAAATTTTAACCAGCGGCGCATTATTAAAGCAAGAGATTTTATTAATAAAAGAAACTAAGTTCGTAATTGAGGTGAAAGATTTAAGCGGGAAAGTGGGACCGAATTGTGACCTCGACTCACGAATTCGTCAGACTCTTACTTGCTTTGCAGGCTTAATTCGCGTTCATCGAGGGCTTGTTGCATCGCTGCCGAGTAGGCTTTGTACTCGTGATCCAGCTCGGCATAAGAGTGCCCGGTCAGCTCTTCCATTGTTTTCGCGTTGTTGCGAATGCGGGAGTTGAAGCTGTAAAGCTGTGCCATCTGGTTGATGAAGGCATCCCGGTATTCTCCCTGTTTGGCGTGCATGAAGAAATGAGACAGTCCCGATGCCTGGCTGTAATTGGGGCTGATGTTAGGGCTGGTTTGAAAGGCCTGGCGACCCATGGCGGCGAATGTTTCCAGGGGGACATAATACTCGTCTTCCAGCAGCCGATAACGGGCTGCATTGAAGCGGATATGATTCGGGTTGCCGGCTCGAAAGACATTGCCGTTTTTCTCGAACGATTCCATATAGCAGGCGATGCCTTCAATGGCCCAGAAATGATTTTTCTCGCCGACCTGCCTATTGCTGCGCAGCGAACCGGTTTCGTAAAACAGTTGATGCGTGGCTTCGTGATACAGAGTTCCCAGATCACCTTCTGCATCGGGGCGGTGATAAAAGTGCGAGATCCGATCGCCGAACAGATAGATGCCGTGCGTCAATGCAATCTGGGGGATCTCTTTCTGTAAGCGTTGTAGATATTCGTCGCGAGTGCGGTAGTAGTGCATCACGTGCTGGGAATGCTTGTTTCGCCTCTGAAAGGGATTGCGGGCGCCTTCAAATAATTTTCGCAATTGCTCCGGCGTCTTAAAGAAACCGACGAAGGTTTGATGGAAGTAGCGATGAAACTCTTCCATCTCTGTTGCCAGTTTCACGCCCATTTCCAGGCTGTGATTCGTTTTGATCAGAAAATGCTCCGTCTTGATTTCCCAGGCGTTACGGAAGTCACGTCTGATTTCTGCTTCCTGGGCGGCCGACTTCCAGCGACCATTTACATAACGTTCTCCCCGTTCATAACGGGCGATATGTGACGCGGGTAACCAGCCATACTTTTCATGCCATTGCTGTTTGCGATCCTGCATTTCTTTTTCGAATGGAGTCATCCATTCATCGCCGTTACGCACATAGCCCAGGATCAGTCTGACCGATCGATGGTCCGGGTTATGATAAGCCGTTTCCAGAATCAGATCATAAGCATAGCTGGGGAAACCAGCGTATAAGACTTTACGTGAGAAGACAAACAGATCATTTGCCTGTTGTTCTCGAAGGTTGCGCAGTTTCAAACGCCAGGCACGTTCTGCTGGTGGGAGATTAAGTGGGATCTCCGCACGCACCGCGCGCGGCAGTGGTTTGGCATGCGGATCGAAATCCTGTACTGCTTTGAGCAATTGGGCAATCGTCTGCACGCCTTCGAACTGCTGCTCCTGCTGGCAACGAACGGCGAGCTGTTTCAGATCATTCTGAAAGTCACTTTGCAGCGTCTCGTATTGTTTCTGGTAGGCTGCCCGGGCACGCGGGTTTTGTGCAAACGCTTGTTGAGACAGAACCAGCATCAGAGAGAAGATGAGCAATATGCGACTCCAGCGGCCAGCACGATCCGATCGCCCCGCGCCAGCCACTTGCTTGATCACAGAAGCTGCTGACTCGAATGAAGCTCGCGAAGGTTGGTCTTTCTGGACAGGCATGATTACCGTTTCCCTGATTGAACTCAGACGAAGGAGGCGCTACGACAGAAGGCAAACTCCCTCATTGGATTGTATGCGAGACGGACAGCGGAAAAAAGAATGATTCTGCAAAAACAGGCTGAAATCAGGTCAGGGCAACCCCTGTATTCCGGTTACGCCGTGTAATGTGACCCGATCGTGCGTGGGGGAAAACTCGATTTGTTGTGCCACACTTTGGTTGGGAACCCCGCCCACACGCGAAAAGCGTCGGATGGTTGCCTTGCGATTACCGAAAGAACGCATCATGTAAAGGTCTTTCGATTCGTCAAAGCTGATGGTATCGGCGCTGGCGCTGAAGGATTGATTCGTCGGCGTCCTTTTGTTTTTAATGAGTGCATTGCCTTCCAGTTCCGCATTTCCTTTCGCCAGCATCGAGATGTATTTTTTCTTTTGCCCACTGATTTCGTGCTGAATCAGTTTCAGGCTGTTGCTTCGCATCCAGCCGGCGTTGGGAGGCAGTTTGTCGGGATCGATGGTATCCAGCGGACGTTTCACACCGCCATGAGTAATCTGTACGCGATCATCAAACGTCGTGCTTCTCTGTTCCACATTGCCGGCCATCTTGCCGTTAAAATCGATGCGCGTGTAAGTCCAGCTGTCGGTGGCTGTTTTTTGAGGCAGGTTGGCCTGCGAAACTTTGGTTTCTGAATCCGGTTGGTTTGGATTTTCGCGGCGCCACAAAATCAACCAGCCCGGACCGCGGGCTTCTGCGTTACCGGTTTTCTGATCGACGTTCATCTGCCAGAAGCTGGCACGGCGGATACCGACCAGCCGGTTCTCCATGTATTCATTGCTTTCGACTTCGACGCCATCCCGACAGGTAATGAAATGCACGTTGGGTTTTTGGCCTTTCGGCTGTTTTTTTGAAAACGAGACGCGGTCGGACAGAATGACTTCCATCTCCTGGCATCGCAGGCGGTTGTCTCCCATATTCGTTCTGACCTTACCGAAGAAATTCGCCGTCAATCCGTCGAAGACCATTTCCTGGTCCCAGTGAATTTCCAGAACGTGGTCCTGGTTATTTTCTTCACTCAATTCTGGTTGCGCCAGGTTATGCTCCTGGGTAATGCCATCCGCACCTGATAAGAGACCGGCGGCCGATTTTTTACCGCCACGCACCGGCAGCAGCAACAAGCCTTTCCCCTCGACCTTGGCTTTATTTGCCAGACGGTAGAGATAAATATTCTCGCCTTCGATTTGAGAATCCTGCGCATTGATTTTAGCCGGCTTGCCGATCACATGCAGAACCTGATCGTTTTCCCCTTTGTTTTCAATATGGATCTGGTTTCCCGTAATATGCAACGGCTTTTCTGATTTTTTCTGCAACTGCTCCACGGAAACATTACCTTCGGTCCAGACTTCTGCCACTTCTGCTTTGCCGCGTGCATTTTTCCTCACACGCAATTTCATCAGATCAGCATGCACCTCTACTGGCTCGGGTGGCTCTTCCTGCTTTTGATCCTGCATGGGAACTACTGAGTTTCTACGCGACGGCAGCACCGCTCGTCCTTCCGGAGAACCTGCCTGATACTGCTGATTGGTGAGAACATTTCGTCTGCCCGGATCAGAAAAGGGGCCGCTCACATTTTGATTGCGGCCTGCACTCGAAGGGACTGCGTCATCAACGGCAAACGCGACCTGCTTGACGGGGGCGCGCCTTAACTGTGGCTGTTGACTAAGGGGGGCATTCGGAGCCGACTCGGGTGTCGTCGCCTGATCAAACCAGATTTCAAGTCGTTTGGTTTTGCCACGGAGTTGCGGACTGAAGATTGTGACATCCTGTTCCGCAAACATTTTGTACGGGTCAAGTTGACTCTGCATATCCCCATCGGAATCGGATTGACGTGTTCCCTGTTGGAGCGATTCCGCCTCCTTCAGTGAAGGCAGATCTCCTTTCAGCCAGAGTCGGATGTTTTGCGCCAGCAGGGCAAACTCCTCGGCAGGCTGCCTGACGTCGCAATTCTGCTGCAGTTCGATCATCTCCAGTTGAGTTTCCGGGTCGATCGATTTTTTCATCTGTTTAGCCCACCGCGCTGTCATTGTGATTTGACGGGTTTTGGGGTCAACATGTTCAATCCAGCCGGCTCCCTGACAGAGAATGGTTTCCAGACGTCCTTCCTCATTCTGGTGGATTGTGATCTCAGGGCATTTGAGTCTTGAAGCCTGTTGCTTTACCCGAACATCACGTTGATCTGTCAGGACGATTGTTTTGGTTTGTTCGTTGTAGGAGAACCGGGTCATCCTGCCGGAAAACTGATTTTCTTCGGAAACCAGCAGGACATTTGTGCCGATTGCCACCAGTTCCTGAAATTCCAGTTTGCCACTACTATGATGATGTTCGGACTGTTGTTTGTTTTCTGGCTGTTCGGCCAGCGTTTCCCCATGCGCTTGATCGGTTTCTACTTTACGAACAAACTGCAACAGCAGCTTGTCGCATTCCAGGGTGTCAGCCTGATAGGCGTTAGTTGGATGATGCACGCGTACGTTATCTGTAAACGTGCCCTGATTCGATTCCAGATTAAACGTAAAACTTCCTGTACTTTTGACCGTAGCAAAACGAGAAAGGCTGGTTTCCGAAGCTTTTGTTTCTTTCTCTTTCTTCAATGCCAGTATCATATGGACATCGCGGCGGAGCACAATTTCACGGATGCCTTCTGCGGCTGGCTTGAGTTCCTTTGGTTTCTCGGCGGAGGGAATCAGTTTCATTTCGATGCCCCGCGCGCGGCCGCGATGGTCTCCATACGCGAACTGCACTTCGTGGTCGCTCCAGATATTCATTGACGATTCATCATAAAAGAAATTACGTCCATAAATGATCAGTCCGTTGGGTCCTGTAATTTTTACATCGCCTTCCAGAGAGCCGGCAATCATCCGACCGGGGTCAGTGTGTTTGATTCCAAATGGCTGTTCAAACCGGACCAGTGCTTCCTGGCTCATCAGAGCGAACGGGGCCTCGGCTTCCCCTTTTTTGCGGTCGAACATTAACATCGCAAACGGTTTTAAACGGGCTGCTTTCTTTTCCTCTTCCTGTTTCCAGCTTTCCGTATAAATGTAGACATTTTCGTCTTTGAACTGATAGCGGGCATCGGCGGCCCAGGGGATCTCGGGCAGGTAGGTTTGGGCCTTCTCGTTACTTCCCGATGAATAAGCGGGAGACGTGAAGACCTCTTGCGGAAATTCACGTCGAATGACTTTATCTTTGATGACATGCCGCAGCGTCTGCGCATACGCCAGATAGGCACCGGTCAATGAGAGTGTTGTGACCCAGGTCAGCAACAGCCGGTTTGATATCAGGCGATCGAAAATTCCATTCCTGTTATATTGAATGGCTCCGGTCATGGAATTGAAAAAGTCGTTTCTAATGTAAGAGAGGATTGTCAGAAAGGGATATCGAAAGCGGGTTAGCCCGCCTGTTTGTCTTCTGCTGTTTCCAGGTGTGGCTGCCAGCCGATGACATCGGTAATGTCGATCAGACCTGCTAAATGCTGCCGTTGGTCGACGACCGGCAGTTCACTGAGCTTGCGTGCTTTTAACAGTTCGACGGCCGCTTCCAGAGAAGCGTCAGATTGAATGGTAGTCGGTTGCGCGGTCATGACTTCAGAGATCGGTCGGTCCAGTTGTGCATCGCGGCGTTCTTCCAGCAGACGGGCCAGGTCACTATCGGTGAAGATGCCTGTGACCCGATCGGATTCATCGACAATGATCACCGCACCGCTGCGACGACCGGGGCAACTCAAGCGGACAAACGTTTCGCGGATGGAACTGGTTTCTTGTGTCACACGCACTTCGCTGCGCGGGCGCATGACTTCATTAATCTGAGTCAGCTTTCGCCCCAGATTTCCTCCGGGGTGAAAGGTGGCAAACTGCAGCGGCGTGAAGCCGCGGGCTTTGCTGAGGACCAGCGAGAGCGCATCGCCCATTGCCAGCATCGCCGTCGTTGTTGTGGATGGTGCCAACTGATGCGGGCCGGCTTCTTTCAAATCTCCCAGACACAATACGATTTGAGAGGCGCGGCCGAGTGTGCTTGTCTTGCGGGCCGTGATGCCGATCGTGGGCAGGTTCATTTTCTGAAACAGGGGGAGCAGCCGCCTGAGTTCTTCTGTTTCGCCGCTATTGGAAAGTGCCAGCACGGTATCATCGGAATGCAGGCAGCCCAAGTCGCCATGAATGGCTTCCGCCGGATGCAGAAAATGGGAACGTGTGCCTGTCGAAGAGAGTGTGGCGCAGATTTTTTGTGCGATCAACCCTGCTTTACCCATGCCCGTTAAGATGACAGCGCCCTTGCGAGACAGAATTAATTCGACGGCGTCACAGAGTTCTGTTCCCAAGGCATGACCCATCTGGCGCAGTGCATCGGCCTCGCAGAAAATAATCTCGCGCGCATCTCGTAACTGATCAAACTGGGAAAACTCGATTACCGACCTTGCAGGAAGGGAACTCATCACGCCATATCCTTATGTCGCATCCTTGCGGGCATGTTCAGGGGAGCGGGAGTATAAAGTGAGCTCGAAAATGG
This genomic interval from Gimesia alba contains the following:
- a CDS encoding c-type cytochrome, whose translation is MSRPLIPFLTGLVLLIAGTPVFSEPGAAPFVAGFDRFARHAEIEPQVGGKLLLSDLSCTACHQTDQSDLTPKGGPRLTGAGNRLQQKWLEDYLAAPHSVKPGSTMPDMLQHLPAEEKHQTIKALSAFLMSKQTEFPTIKATGANPVPYEFWKKGNVERGQELYHKIGCVACHAPDETYEPGETKISPTDQMLAQLDPEDIIEMGLAAKMRPVKSVPHGDLSAKFMRKALTFFLLNPEQTRPAGRMPQMKLKAVEAADIAAYLLRNQKTEPAENTTNSASALIAEGQKRFVQLQCVNCHTVQNLKPKQFAKPLTQLNGKAASSCIGPSQPGMPAYPLDQQQQASIQQALASLPQKQKPEPKQRLAFQLLQLNCYACHERDKQGGVGFNRKPYFETVNHVDLGDEGRIPPTLTGIGFKLQKKWLAKVLNGKGDLRFHMHARMPVFPKSVVGSLPSEFETADNSQKLQQEKQVFPDHGKLASAGRVMLETGCIQCHPIRGESMPGVVGTDLGDVTNRVHPQWFREFLLNPASLKPRTRMPTFFPDGKSQIKTLLDGNVDQQIASLWSYLKAGEKQPLPEKILAAKSKNYELVPKTRPLILRTFMQEAGTHAIAVGFPEKVHVAFDAEQVRPAIFWKGRFLDAQGTWFIRFAPPAIPLGEKPVLLPAGAPLALLSDSNQRWPESKSMKNALQFQGYRVDKAGIPTFLYRLGEYEIEDRFAPGEKQSLKRTIKIKGTPSSGAQSKLWFRGLTGNSLKQIKPGTMENQTGLTVSVSNALAKMSQLRTIKNETDWIIPLPAADNNTTDNNTIEVTYQW
- a CDS encoding transthyretin-like family protein, translating into MAVNFFHRLNIVTAYGLQMILLCAIVGCGGTAKDLPQLGQVSGIVTMDGAPLADAELTFEPKSGSPSVGRTDDAGKYQLAYNQNSKGAVLGQHTVRISKFGEPGSPNDTMDQVPAKYNTNSKETAEVKEGENEINFDLNSKAK
- a CDS encoding DUF1559 domain-containing protein, with translation MRGGSKPKTSRGFTLIELLVVIAIIAILIALLLPAVQQAREAARRSTCKNNMKQIGLALHNYHDTHRIFPPGDINAGGYECAWLGTQETRNHTAYLFILPFIEQSVLYNQIDFSKATGSSDGNGACTGPTTGIQTSVTSKPISVFECPSDSYSHGPYSYNSNTAYTTVNDYRTSYSVIYITYGANVSYGASTGTKTAFGRNGAARMRDVRDGTSNSMLMMETPMEKDSPIRGPFWATYVATGAVIAAPYRKINHPTSATNPIAYWGSPGSEHVGGCHALLGDGAVRFISENIDINLLRGIQTINGSEVIGEF
- a CDS encoding DUF1570 domain-containing protein, coding for MPVQKDQPSRASFESAASVIKQVAGAGRSDRAGRWSRILLIFSLMLVLSQQAFAQNPRARAAYQKQYETLQSDFQNDLKQLAVRCQQEQQFEGVQTIAQLLKAVQDFDPHAKPLPRAVRAEIPLNLPPAERAWRLKLRNLREQQANDLFVFSRKVLYAGFPSYAYDLILETAYHNPDHRSVRLILGYVRNGDEWMTPFEKEMQDRKQQWHEKYGWLPASHIARYERGERYVNGRWKSAAQEAEIRRDFRNAWEIKTEHFLIKTNHSLEMGVKLATEMEEFHRYFHQTFVGFFKTPEQLRKLFEGARNPFQRRNKHSQHVMHYYRTRDEYLQRLQKEIPQIALTHGIYLFGDRISHFYHRPDAEGDLGTLYHEATHQLFYETGSLRSNRQVGEKNHFWAIEGIACYMESFEKNGNVFRAGNPNHIRFNAARYRLLEDEYYVPLETFAAMGRQAFQTSPNISPNYSQASGLSHFFMHAKQGEYRDAFINQMAQLYSFNSRIRNNAKTMEELTGHSYAELDHEYKAYSAAMQQALDERELSLQSK
- a CDS encoding LptA/OstA family protein → MTGAIQYNRNGIFDRLISNRLLLTWVTTLSLTGAYLAYAQTLRHVIKDKVIRREFPQEVFTSPAYSSGSNEKAQTYLPEIPWAADARYQFKDENVYIYTESWKQEEEKKAARLKPFAMLMFDRKKGEAEAPFALMSQEALVRFEQPFGIKHTDPGRMIAGSLEGDVKITGPNGLIIYGRNFFYDESSMNIWSDHEVQFAYGDHRGRARGIEMKLIPSAEKPKELKPAAEGIREIVLRRDVHMILALKKEKETKASETSLSRFATVKSTGSFTFNLESNQGTFTDNVRVHHPTNAYQADTLECDKLLLQFVRKVETDQAHGETLAEQPENKQQSEHHHSSGKLEFQELVAIGTNVLLVSEENQFSGRMTRFSYNEQTKTIVLTDQRDVRVKQQASRLKCPEITIHQNEEGRLETILCQGAGWIEHVDPKTRQITMTARWAKQMKKSIDPETQLEMIELQQNCDVRQPAEEFALLAQNIRLWLKGDLPSLKEAESLQQGTRQSDSDGDMQSQLDPYKMFAEQDVTIFSPQLRGKTKRLEIWFDQATTPESAPNAPLSQQPQLRRAPVKQVAFAVDDAVPSSAGRNQNVSGPFSDPGRRNVLTNQQYQAGSPEGRAVLPSRRNSVVPMQDQKQEEPPEPVEVHADLMKLRVRKNARGKAEVAEVWTEGNVSVEQLQKKSEKPLHITGNQIHIENKGENDQVLHVIGKPAKINAQDSQIEGENIYLYRLANKAKVEGKGLLLLPVRGGKKSAAGLLSGADGITQEHNLAQPELSEENNQDHVLEIHWDQEMVFDGLTANFFGKVRTNMGDNRLRCQEMEVILSDRVSFSKKQPKGQKPNVHFITCRDGVEVESNEYMENRLVGIRRASFWQMNVDQKTGNAEARGPGWLILWRRENPNQPDSETKVSQANLPQKTATDSWTYTRIDFNGKMAGNVEQRSTTFDDRVQITHGGVKRPLDTIDPDKLPPNAGWMRSNSLKLIQHEISGQKKKYISMLAKGNAELEGNALIKNKRTPTNQSFSASADTISFDESKDLYMMRSFGNRKATIRRFSRVGGVPNQSVAQQIEFSPTHDRVTLHGVTGIQGLP
- a CDS encoding KpsF/GutQ family sugar-phosphate isomerase; the protein is MSSLPARSVIEFSQFDQLRDAREIIFCEADALRQMGHALGTELCDAVELILSRKGAVILTGMGKAGLIAQKICATLSSTGTRSHFLHPAEAIHGDLGCLHSDDTVLALSNSGETEELRRLLPLFQKMNLPTIGITARKTSTLGRASQIVLCLGDLKEAGPHQLAPSTTTTAMLAMGDALSLVLSKARGFTPLQFATFHPGGNLGRKLTQINEVMRPRSEVRVTQETSSIRETFVRLSCPGRRSGAVIIVDESDRVTGIFTDSDLARLLEERRDAQLDRPISEVMTAQPTTIQSDASLEAAVELLKARKLSELPVVDQRQHLAGLIDITDVIGWQPHLETAEDKQAG